From one Luteolibacter sp. SL250 genomic stretch:
- a CDS encoding beta-ketoacyl synthase N-terminal-like domain-containing protein translates to MALCYCGRINTRFSITGLGALSALGEDVPALHQGILARRNPFRRLGELLGEDSPHAALPAAWIRGRELLIHRKWSPATMAALHVAREAVRDAGWTAEDLRDAALVVGTSRGNAAGWLGPWPGRRPFKLMAASNTIHSEPASAISIELGITGPNHVTASGCAAGLDAVGVAMMMLKCGLARRALAVAVDLPLVPLLLDNYAASGLLSSAFQPDPYHPESHGFVPGEGAAAMAFEAGYDSGPSLVYHASNSDAADPVGIPKDGGNTIPLLLKALDDVGGCHAISPHATGTAVQGRADPVILNRVFPEGRRPSLHPLKPFIGHTIGASGLLESVILTRFLRDGQLPPNADHLTVPPGFSMPRMPVDAGGPVFKLSHGMGGHNSLLVISP, encoded by the coding sequence GTGGCACTCTGCTACTGCGGGCGCATCAACACACGTTTTTCCATCACCGGGCTGGGTGCCCTTTCAGCCTTGGGGGAGGATGTCCCCGCGCTTCATCAGGGGATCCTCGCCCGTCGGAATCCTTTCAGGAGGCTGGGGGAGTTGCTGGGAGAGGATAGTCCGCACGCCGCCCTGCCCGCTGCATGGATCCGCGGAAGGGAGCTGCTCATCCACCGGAAATGGAGCCCCGCCACCATGGCCGCCCTGCACGTGGCCCGTGAGGCCGTGAGGGACGCCGGATGGACTGCGGAGGATCTGCGGGATGCCGCCCTGGTCGTCGGTACCAGCAGGGGAAATGCCGCCGGGTGGCTGGGTCCGTGGCCCGGACGCAGGCCGTTCAAACTGATGGCCGCGAGCAACACCATCCACAGCGAGCCCGCCAGCGCCATCTCCATCGAGCTGGGCATCACCGGGCCGAACCATGTGACCGCCAGCGGCTGTGCCGCCGGGCTGGATGCCGTCGGCGTTGCGATGATGATGTTGAAATGCGGCCTCGCCCGGCGGGCGCTCGCCGTGGCGGTGGATCTGCCCTTGGTGCCGCTGCTGCTGGACAACTATGCCGCGTCCGGCCTTCTCTCATCTGCGTTCCAGCCGGATCCTTATCATCCGGAAAGCCATGGATTCGTTCCCGGTGAGGGTGCCGCTGCCATGGCGTTTGAAGCAGGGTATGACTCCGGACCCTCATTGGTCTATCACGCTTCAAACTCGGATGCTGCCGATCCCGTGGGCATTCCAAAGGACGGAGGTAATACGATCCCGCTGTTGTTGAAGGCGCTGGATGATGTGGGTGGCTGCCATGCCATATCTCCCCATGCCACCGGCACCGCCGTCCAAGGAAGGGCGGATCCGGTGATCCTCAACCGGGTCTTTCCGGAAGGGCGGCGGCCGTCGCTCCATCCGCTGAAGCCCTTCATCGGCCACACCATCGGTGCGAGCGGCTTGCTGGAGAGTGTGATCCTCACCCGCTTCCTGAGGGACGGCCAGTTGCCGCCGAATGCGGACCACCTCACTGTTCCTCCCGGTTTTTCCATGCCGCGCATGCCGGTTGACGCGGGCGGTCCGGTGTTCAAGCTGTCCCACGGCATGGGCGGGCACAACTCCCTGCTGGTAATTTCTCCATGA
- the prmC gene encoding peptide chain release factor N(5)-glutamine methyltransferase yields the protein MSTVLETIDGGTRYLEKRGIDDARRNMQMLVARQLGCTRMDLYLQFDRPLMESDLAPLRENLKKRGEGIPLQHLLGQVFFHRNEFICDSRGLIPRPETEELVEWILRWDLPEKLDVLDVGCGSGVLGLSLAAARPGWQVTLADISEDALSLTRENAAALELANVSTIHSDLFSNIPGTFGGIAANLPYVPETERPTLTTEVMHDPALALFGGPDGLDVIRRFIPDAYRRLKPGGWLVLEIGHDQASQVAGFLEKSGFSRIEVKSDLSGIPRFPLAWRD from the coding sequence ATGAGCACGGTTCTGGAAACAATCGATGGCGGCACCCGCTATCTGGAAAAACGGGGAATCGACGACGCGCGCAGGAACATGCAGATGCTCGTGGCCAGACAACTGGGCTGCACCCGCATGGACCTCTACCTCCAGTTCGACCGACCGCTGATGGAGAGCGATCTGGCCCCACTGCGCGAGAATCTGAAGAAGCGAGGCGAGGGCATCCCCCTCCAGCACCTGCTCGGCCAGGTGTTCTTCCACCGCAACGAATTCATCTGCGACTCCCGCGGCCTCATACCCCGACCGGAGACGGAGGAACTGGTGGAGTGGATCCTGCGCTGGGACCTGCCGGAAAAACTGGATGTCCTGGACGTGGGCTGCGGCTCCGGTGTTCTGGGACTGTCACTGGCGGCCGCCCGGCCCGGATGGCAGGTCACCTTGGCGGACATCTCCGAAGACGCCCTCTCCCTCACCCGTGAGAACGCCGCCGCGCTGGAGCTGGCCAACGTCTCCACCATCCACAGCGACCTTTTTTCCAACATTCCCGGCACCTTCGGCGGCATCGCGGCCAATCTGCCCTACGTCCCGGAGACGGAGCGCCCCACTTTGACCACCGAAGTGATGCACGACCCGGCGCTCGCCCTTTTCGGCGGGCCGGACGGGCTGGATGTGATCCGCCGCTTCATCCCGGACGCCTACCGACGCCTGAAGCCCGGTGGCTGGCTGGTTTTGGAAATCGGCCACGATCAGGCTTCACAGGTCGCCGGTTTTCTCGAAAAGTCCGGCTTCTCCCGCATCGAAGTGAAAAGCGACCTTTCCGGTATCCCGCGTTTTCCCCTCGCATGGAGGGACTGA
- the murA gene encoding UDP-N-acetylglucosamine 1-carboxyvinyltransferase, whose translation MDKLVVHGGATLRGAINISGSKNASLPILAATLLTEGECIIRRVPDVSDTNYMVQILSALGSDVERSSGTVRISCADISDEAPYELVRRMRASICVMGPLLARKRRAVVSLPGGCVIGDRPVDLHLRGLEALGAKVEFEGGNIILTAPDGLRGAEIDLRGTHGPTVLGTDNVMMAATLAEGITVIESAAAEPEVLDLANFLNAMGAKIQGAGTRRIVIEGVKELKGVEHTVIPDRIEAGTFMAAAALAGEEVRLRRICREHMKAITEAIVKSGHRIDFNEAGDECVIHRNPETTGCDIVTAPYPGYPTDMQAQMTALLATTPGISVIKDTIFPQRFMHCSELKRMGADIKVDGGTAIVRGVAQLSAAPVMASDLRASAALVLAALKAKGSTEISRLYHIDRGYEHIDEKLLMLGANVERVKDR comes from the coding sequence ATGGATAAACTCGTCGTCCACGGCGGTGCCACGCTCCGCGGCGCCATCAACATCTCCGGCTCGAAGAATGCTTCCCTGCCGATCCTGGCCGCCACCCTGCTGACGGAGGGTGAGTGCATCATCCGCCGCGTGCCGGATGTCTCCGACACCAACTACATGGTGCAGATCCTCAGCGCGCTGGGTTCCGACGTGGAGCGTTCTTCCGGCACCGTCCGCATCAGTTGCGCGGACATTTCCGATGAGGCTCCTTACGAACTGGTCCGCCGGATGCGCGCATCCATCTGCGTGATGGGGCCGCTGCTCGCGCGGAAGCGGCGTGCCGTGGTCTCCCTGCCCGGCGGCTGCGTCATCGGTGACCGACCGGTGGACCTCCACCTGCGGGGGCTGGAGGCTCTCGGCGCGAAAGTCGAGTTCGAGGGCGGCAACATCATCCTCACCGCACCGGACGGCCTGCGCGGCGCGGAGATCGACCTGCGCGGCACCCATGGTCCGACCGTTCTGGGCACGGACAACGTGATGATGGCGGCGACCCTCGCGGAAGGCATCACCGTCATCGAGTCCGCCGCCGCCGAGCCGGAAGTGCTGGACCTTGCGAATTTCCTCAATGCCATGGGTGCGAAGATCCAGGGCGCCGGCACCCGACGCATCGTGATCGAAGGCGTGAAGGAGCTGAAAGGTGTGGAGCACACCGTCATCCCGGACCGGATCGAGGCAGGGACCTTCATGGCCGCCGCCGCGCTGGCCGGTGAGGAGGTCCGCCTGCGCCGGATCTGCCGGGAGCACATGAAAGCCATCACGGAAGCGATCGTGAAATCCGGCCACCGCATCGACTTCAACGAGGCCGGGGACGAATGCGTCATCCACCGGAATCCGGAGACAACCGGCTGTGACATCGTCACCGCCCCCTACCCCGGCTACCCGACTGACATGCAGGCGCAGATGACCGCGCTGCTGGCCACCACCCCCGGCATCAGCGTCATCAAGGACACCATCTTCCCGCAGCGCTTCATGCACTGCTCCGAGCTGAAGCGGATGGGAGCGGACATCAAGGTGGACGGCGGCACCGCCATCGTCCGCGGCGTCGCCCAGCTCTCCGCGGCACCCGTCATGGCGTCCGACCTCCGCGCCTCCGCCGCGCTGGTCCTCGCCGCCCTGAAGGCGAAGGGCAGCACGGAAATCAGCCGCCTCTACCACATCGACCGTGGCTACGAGCATATCGACGAAAAGCTCCTCATGCTGGGAGCGAATGTCGAGCGGGTGAAGGACCGCTGA